GACGCCGCGGCCACGCGGCCCGGCGAAACCTCGAGCACCACCCCGGCGGCCTTCGCCTGCGCGGCGCGCTCGGCGCTCGGGTCGTAGCCGCGCACGGTGAAGCCCTGCGAGACGAGGCGGCGCGCCATCTGGCCGCCCATGGTGCCGAGCCCGAGGAAGCCGATGCGCGGCCGGGCGTCGCTCATCGCCGGGGCGCGCTCCTCACGGCGTGGAGATCGCCGCGGCGGCTTCGGCCTGCGCCTGGGCGGCGCGCGCCTTCCACATCGCGTTGGCGTGGTCGATCTTGGCCTTGGCCTCGGTGTGGTGCTTCTTGGCCTCCTCCACCAGCGTCTTGGCCTGCTCGATCAGCCGCTTGGCGTCGGGCGTGAGCTTCATCGCCTCCGCCTTCTTGATGGCATCCTCGGCAGACTTGATCTGCACGGGACAGTTCCAGGCGGCGGCGGGGGCGGCGCCGAGCGCCGCGGTGACGATCGCGACGGCGGCGGCGCGAGCGAGCGGGTTCATCGATCGGGTCTCCCGAGGGTGCGTGCGCGCGTTCTGGGAACGCCCGAGAGTCTAGCACGCCGACGTTGCGCCGCAAGTCCGAGGCGCGTCAGCGCTGGAACGCTCTCTCAGCGCTGATTCACACCCACGAGCGCCTTCACGGCCTCAAGCGCCGCCCGATACGCGACGGGGTCCGGGCCGAAGCTGCCGCCGCGCGACACGCAGGGATCGTCGAGGCCGAAGGGCTGGCCGGTGGCCCGACTCACGAGCTGGCCCTCGGGACGCTCTTCCCAGAGACAGCGGCTGACATTCTGCTCGCGGGGGTTGTGGCGCACGCGGTCGCCCGGACGATCGAACTGGTGGTGGGCTCCCGCGTACGCGGTGAGCTGGGCGTCCGCTCCGGCCCGCTGGAGCCGCTCCACGTAGGCCCGACAGGGCTCGATGGGGGCAAGGTCGTCGGCCGTCCCCTGGAACAGGCGGATCGGGCGATCGGTCACCGCTCCGTCGCCGATGTAGGTGATGAGGCACGGAGGGTAGAACGCGATGTGCTGCGCAAACCGGACGCCCGCCGGCCCGTGCA
The DNA window shown above is from Candidatus Methylomirabilota bacterium and carries:
- a CDS encoding dienelactone hydrolase family protein, with product ADELRRAGAATFVLDSFTGRGITFTAEDQSQLSSLAMLGDTYRALELLATHPRIDPARIAVIGFSKGAIAALYSAVTRFQRLHGPAGVRFAQHIAFYPPCLITYIGDGAVTDRPIRLFQGTADDLAPIEPCRAYVERLQRAGADAQLTAYAGAHHQFDRPGDRVRHNPREQNVSRCLWEERPEGQLVSRATGQPFGLDDPCVSRGGSFGPDPVAYRAALEAVKALVGVNQR